A section of the Felis catus isolate Fca126 chromosome B2, F.catus_Fca126_mat1.0, whole genome shotgun sequence genome encodes:
- the LOC102901244 gene encoding uncharacterized protein LOC102901244, giving the protein MGVIRFEALGVLWGRRRVGGSREGAVPSRRRQPSTRAPPRVPRAALQLRDTVSDSGPRGAGCGVPGPQGLGGTDLLQPFAGAGSVRCAAAAPRSAPPGLGRREEAPLGAVYVLLQFGKDRVFPGRSPAQLCRPWDVSFPFPSRRNSVSEPSVGKGARHPWFVVTLKCEVRGLDRPMLTWADLRSPTACEETQPRAHSTEPGPSTPSCEPDEPPGFRLARIRKHLSAGRVPSSPQHSFQNSGGFWSRILELQAR; this is encoded by the exons TTCTCTGGGGACGGAGAAGGGTCGGAGGCTCTCGAGAGGGGGCGGTGCCTTCCCGCCGACGCCAGCCCAGCACTCGGGCGCCACCGCGCGTCCCGCGGGCCGCCCTGCAGCTCCGGGACACCGTTTCAGACTCTGGGCCGCGCGGCGCGGGGTGCGGGGTCCCGGGCCCCCAGGGTCTGGGCGGAACCGACCTGCTCCAACCTTTCGCGGGAGCCGGGAGTGTGCGCTGCGCGGCGGCGGCTCCGCGGTCGGCCCCTCCCGGGCTGGGTAGGAGAGAGGAAGCCCCGCTCGGCGCCGTCTATGTGCTTCTGCAGTTTGGGAAGGACCGGGTTTTCCCGGGAAGGAGCCCGGCTCAGCTGTGTCGACCCTGGGACgtctcctttccctttccttctagaAGAAACAGCGTGTCCGAGCCTTCCGTAGGCAAAGGCGCTCGTCACCCTTGGTTCGTGGTGACTTTAAA ATGTGAAGTACGAGGACTCGACAGGCCGATGCTGACCTGGGCGGACCTGCGCTCGCCCACAGCCTGCGAGGAGACTCAGCCCCGCGCccacagcacggagcccggccCTTCTACCCCTTCCTGCGAGCCTGATGAGCCTCCCGGTTTTCGTCTGGCTCGGATAAG GAAGCATCTTTCTGCTGGCCGAGTCCCTTCATCGCCCCAGCACAGCTTCCAGAACTCAGGGGGCTTCTGGAGCAGAATTCTGGAACTCCAGGCTCGGTAG